One window of the Bombus pyrosoma isolate SC7728 linkage group LG5, ASM1482585v1, whole genome shotgun sequence genome contains the following:
- the LOC122567638 gene encoding putative GPI-anchor transamidase, whose protein sequence is MYLKFVITFCIFHLTYAWEIPDNFAKTGHSNNWAVLVDTSRFWFNYRHVANVLSIYRSVKRLGIPDSQIILMIADDMACNPRNPSPATVFNNIKQHINVYGDDVEVDYRGYEVTVENFVRLLTGRLAPETPRSKKLLTDEGSNILIYLTGHGGNGFLKFQDSEEITSKELGDALEQMWQKRRYHEILFIVDTCQASSMYEKFYSPNILAVASSLVGEDSLSHHLDPAIGVYIIDRYTYYALDFLEKVEPFSSKTLGEFLRVCPKHYCLSTVGVRKDLFRRDPDKVPVTDFFGSLRPIELTTNIMNVLPVKTNKTKAIEPERKYSYVAQFPDVSKFT, encoded by the exons atgtatttaaaatttgtgattactttttgcatttttcatttaacttATGCATGGGAG ATACCGGACAACTTCGCTAAGACGGGACATTCAAATAACTGGGCAGTATTAGTCGATACTTCAAGATTTTGGTTTAATTATCGACATGTAGCAAACGTGTTATCTATTTATAGAAGCGTTAAACGCTTGGGCATACCAGATTCTCAAATTATTTTGATGATAGCAGACGATATGGCATGCAATCCAAGGAATCCTAGTCCAGCGACTGTCTTTAATAACATTAAGCAACATATTAATGTTTATGGAGACGATGTAGAAGTAGATTACAGAGGTTATGAAGTTACTGTAGAAAATTTTGTGAGACTGTTAACCGGACGGTTAGCACCAGAAACACCAAGGTCAAAGAAACTGTTAACAGACGAAGGAtctaatattttgatttatcttACTGGTCATGGTGGAAATGGATTCTTAAAATTCCAAGATTCCGAAGAAATTACTAGTAAAGAACTTGGAGATGCATTGGAGCAAATGTGGCAGAAAAGAAGATACcatgaaattttgttcattgTTGATACTTGCCAAGCAAGTTCAATGTATGAGAAGTTTTATTCTCCGAACATTCTAGCAGTTGCTTCTAGTTTAGTGGGAGAAGATTCGCTTTCT CATCACTTGGATCCTGCCATTGGTGTTTACATTATAGATAGATACACATATTATGCATTGGATTTTCTGGAGAAAGTAGAACCTTTTAGTTCCAAAACTTTGGGAGAATTT CTCAGAGTTTGTCCCAAGCATTATTGTTTGTCAACAGTTGGAGtaagaaaagatttatttagaaGGGACCCTGATAAAGTACCAGTTACAGATTTCTTTGGATCTTTAAGGCCTATAGAATTAACCACGAATATAATGAACGTTTTACCtgtgaaaacaaataaaacgaaagctATCGAGCCAGAAAGGAAGTATTCTTACGTCGCACAATTTCCAGACGTATCGAAATTTACGTGa